A genomic region of Oryza glaberrima chromosome 1, OglaRS2, whole genome shotgun sequence contains the following coding sequences:
- the LOC127760792 gene encoding mannan endo-1,4-beta-mannosidase 2 translates to MAVGNGLILYHILGLASCIALVYFSLGEVDLRDALPSLPFSGGASRAAAASLPFVERRGKRLFLDGRPFYINGWNSYWLMDLAVEPNTRPRVSSMFRTAVSMGLTVCRTWAFNDGSYNALQLSPGHFDERVFKALDRVVAEASEHGVRLILSLANNLDAYGGKRQYVRWAWEEGVGLTASNDSFFFDPAIRDYFKVYLKTLLTRKNHLTGLEYRDDPTILAWELMNEPRCTSDPSGDTLQRWMEEMSAYVKSIDKKHLLTVGTEGFYGPTSSQEKLNINPGEWFPNNYGADFIRNSKIQDIDFASVHVYPDNWLQHASLDEKLKFMTRWITAHVEDGDGELEKPVLVTEFGLSHQVEGFEDAHRDVLYRAVYDIVHGSAGRGGAAGGALVWQLAAEGMEEYHDGFSIVPSERPSMMRLIKEQSCRLAAVRYGEEGARKVLKTVCA, encoded by the exons ATGGCGGTGGGCAACGGCCTGATCCTGTACCACATCCTCGGGCTGGCCTCCTGCATCGCGCTGGTCTACTTCTCCCTCGGCGAGGTGGACCTCCGCGACGCCCTGCCATCCCTCCCGTTCTCGGGCGGCgcctcgcgcgcggcggcggcgtccctgCCCTTCGTGGAGCGGCGCGGCAAGCGCCTCTTCCTGGACGGCCGGCCCTTCTACATCAACGGGTGGAACTCGTACTGGCTCATGGACCTCGCCGTGGAGCCGAACACCCGCCCCCGCGTGTCCAGCATGTTCCGCACCGCAGTCTCCATGGGCCTCACCGTGTGCCGCACCTGGGCCTTCAACGACGGCTCCTACAACGCCCTCCAGCTCTCCCCCGGCCACTTCGACGAGCGCGTCTTCAAG gCGCTGGACcgggtggtggcggaggcgtcGGAGCACGGCGTGCGGCTGATCCTGAGCCTGGCGAACAACCTGGACGCGTACGGCGGGAAGCGGCAGTACGTGCGGTGGGCGtgggaggagggcgtcggcctCACCGCCTCCAACGATTCCTTCTTCTTCGACCCCGCCATCCGCGACTACTTCAAAGTCTACCTCAAG ACGTTGCTGACGAGGAAGAATCACTTGACGGGGTTGGAGTACAGGGACGACCCTACCATCCTCGCGTGGGAGCTCATGAACGAGCCCAGATGCACCTCCGATCCATCTGGTGACACTCTGCAG CGTTGGATGGAGGAGATGTCTGCGTACGTGAAATCGATCGACAAGAAGCACCTCCTCACCGTCGGCACTGAGGGGTTCTACGGCCCGACGAGTTCTCAAGAAAAGCTGAACATCAATCCGGGAGAATGGTTCCCCAACAACTACGGCGCGGATTTCATCCGCAACTCCAAAATACAAGACATCGACTTTGCTTCCGTCCATGTTTACCCAGACAATTg GTTGCAGCACGCCAGTCTGGACGAGAAGCTCAAGTTCATGACGCGGTGGATCACCGCCCAcgtggaggacggcgacggggagCTGGAGAAGCCCGTGCTGGTGACGGAGTTCGGGCTGTCGCACCAGGTGGAGGGCTTCGAAGACGCGCACCGGGACGTCCTGTACAGGGCGGTGTACGACATCGTCCACGGCTCGGCcgggcggggcggcgccgccggcggcgcactCGTGTGGCAGCTCGCCGCTGAGGGCATGGAGGAGTACCACGACGGCTTCTCCATCGTACCCAGCGAGAGGCCGTCCATGATGCGGCTGATCAAGGAGCAGTCGTGCCGGCTCGCCGCGGTGAGGTACGGCGAGGAGGGGGCCAGGAAGGTCCTCAAGACGGTGTGCGCCTGA